In Geotalea uraniireducens, one genomic interval encodes:
- the pilM gene encoding type IV pilus biogenesis protein PilM translates to MIFSHDTLGMEIAQHGVKMVRVGGRLRAPKLLAQSCATFPPEVLRVLHREANVLQPASFVNIVKETANKLLSSTGRVSVSLPDAAGRVMILDFETRFKSKDEGRDMIRWKLKKSLPFDVSDVHLDYQPLRQKDNGELSVLVALMAKNVVTQYEDLLLEAGLQPNKIDFSTFNLYRLFSRRLELSESPLYIAFHHGVLSILIFTQGVLDFYRTKEISDVDLDINRIFMEINNSLVFYRDRNPGCEFKEIFCHVSPAREETFATVLREACGIEPVILHPDLVVSSAEPSLGKNDILCDLAAALGAATRNL, encoded by the coding sequence ATGATATTTTCTCATGATACATTAGGGATGGAAATTGCCCAGCACGGTGTGAAGATGGTCCGGGTCGGTGGTCGGCTGCGCGCCCCAAAGCTTCTGGCACAGAGTTGCGCCACGTTCCCGCCCGAAGTCTTGCGGGTACTGCATCGAGAAGCGAATGTCCTCCAACCCGCTTCTTTCGTAAATATCGTGAAGGAGACAGCCAATAAGCTGCTCTCCTCGACGGGGCGTGTCTCTGTTTCCCTGCCGGATGCAGCCGGCCGTGTCATGATTCTTGATTTTGAGACCCGGTTCAAGAGTAAGGATGAAGGCCGGGACATGATTCGTTGGAAATTGAAGAAAAGCCTTCCCTTTGATGTCAGTGATGTCCATCTCGATTACCAACCGTTGCGACAGAAGGATAATGGCGAGTTGTCGGTATTAGTGGCCCTGATGGCAAAAAACGTTGTCACCCAGTACGAGGATTTGTTGCTTGAGGCCGGTCTTCAACCGAACAAGATCGACTTTTCCACATTCAACCTCTATCGGCTTTTTTCCCGCCGGTTGGAACTCAGCGAGAGCCCATTGTATATCGCCTTCCATCATGGTGTGCTGAGCATCCTTATTTTTACCCAAGGGGTTCTTGATTTTTACCGTACTAAAGAAATCAGCGATGTCGATCTCGACATAAACCGGATTTTCATGGAGATCAACAATTCTCTGGTATTTTACCGGGACCGTAATCCAGGGTGCGAATTTAAGGAAATCTTCTGTCATGTGTCGCCAGCACGGGAAGAAACTTTTGCCACCGTACTCCGTGAGGCCTGCGGTATCGAGCCGGTAATCCTCCATCCGGATTTGGTCGTCTCCAGCGCTGAACCCTCCCTGGGAAAGAACGACATCCTCTGTGACCTTGCTGCCGCTTTGGGAGCAGCTACGAGGAACTTGTGA
- a CDS encoding PilN domain-containing protein encodes MDLKINLATRFFIDQRKLSLATVGVVCVLLVLAAYNFAVLGGNAGRAKRLRADLALLQARFDASAKGVSATEYQRLLKHITAVNGILAARGYDWLVLLDRVETVIPDGVTLTSIDPNLADGTLKLSGLARNFSALRNLMENLEAAPYASSVFLQNQAQISVGATQQGLSFTVTCKVDLS; translated from the coding sequence ATGGACCTGAAGATCAACCTCGCCACCCGTTTCTTTATCGATCAACGAAAGCTTTCGCTGGCGACGGTTGGCGTAGTCTGCGTTCTGCTGGTATTGGCCGCCTATAATTTTGCCGTGCTGGGCGGGAACGCGGGGCGTGCGAAACGGCTCAGAGCAGACCTCGCGTTGCTGCAGGCTCGCTTCGACGCTTCCGCAAAAGGGGTTTCGGCCACCGAATACCAACGGTTGCTGAAGCATATCACGGCTGTGAATGGTATCCTGGCGGCCAGAGGCTATGACTGGCTCGTTTTGCTCGATCGCGTGGAAACCGTTATCCCCGATGGAGTAACCCTCACTTCGATTGACCCGAACCTGGCGGATGGCACCCTTAAGCTTTCCGGGCTCGCCCGTAATTTTTCGGCACTGCGGAATTTGATGGAGAATCTGGAGGCTGCTCCCTACGCTTCGTCGGTTTTTCTGCAGAACCAGGCGCAGATTTCTGTTGGTGCCACACAACAGGGGCTTTCCTTTACGGTGACCTGCAAGGTAGATCTCTCATGA
- a CDS encoding type 4a pilus biogenesis protein PilO, translated as MTKQQFLDLLGSRKKSVGLVLVLVVLNIAVSLYVHIVQQPQLDRLLDEWAAKRALSAGGKNDIASIYQRGEADLKSFRERIPLKRDFSRVMMETFEAAADNGLKIANITYKPQLVPDENLVLYAVTMDLNGKYAATKSFLADLQCRKSLLVIDALSLANSSTTDEAVDLKLQLSAYLRPEEK; from the coding sequence ATGACAAAGCAGCAGTTTCTCGATCTGCTCGGTTCCAGGAAAAAGTCTGTTGGCCTGGTGCTGGTGCTGGTGGTGCTGAATATAGCTGTTTCGCTTTATGTCCACATCGTCCAGCAGCCGCAGCTGGACCGCCTGCTTGACGAATGGGCCGCCAAGAGGGCCTTGAGTGCCGGAGGGAAAAATGATATTGCCTCGATTTACCAGCGGGGTGAAGCCGATCTGAAATCATTTCGCGAACGGATTCCGCTGAAAAGGGATTTTTCCCGTGTTATGATGGAAACTTTTGAGGCAGCAGCGGACAACGGCCTGAAAATCGCTAACATCACGTACAAACCACAACTTGTGCCGGACGAGAATCTGGTGCTCTACGCTGTAACAATGGACCTTAATGGTAAATATGCTGCGACCAAGAGTTTCTTGGCCGATCTCCAGTGCCGGAAATCGTTGCTTGTTATCGATGCGCTCTCTCTTGCCAACTCAAGTACAACTGATGAGGCTGTTGACTTGAAGCTGCAATTGTCTGCCTACCTGCGTCCGGAGGAGAAATGA
- a CDS encoding type II secretion system protein PulP: MNRQRLILFILLAVLALSIGYSFWRMPRQEKAPAGTAVHPQPVTKTSARQKGEKGAVPQDKFVRLDLLECPKGGFTGFRKDIFKPIFRDESKVPPPPPMLPKPVPPPPLPSRQVIVPPPVASIEPPPVVRDMARFTFLGYLKKDNKKTVFLTKEKQILLVHQGDKIEGKYEVTSVTDSALSIRVLGDGSEIVIPLVENKPLNVQMR, translated from the coding sequence ATGAACCGGCAACGGCTGATTCTTTTCATCCTGCTGGCAGTATTGGCACTGTCGATAGGGTATAGTTTCTGGCGAATGCCGCGTCAGGAAAAAGCGCCAGCTGGCACTGCGGTTCATCCTCAGCCTGTTACGAAGACGAGCGCTCGGCAAAAAGGAGAAAAGGGGGCAGTACCACAGGATAAATTCGTCCGACTCGATCTGTTGGAATGTCCGAAGGGTGGATTTACCGGTTTTCGCAAAGATATATTCAAGCCGATTTTCCGTGATGAATCGAAAGTGCCTCCACCACCGCCGATGTTGCCGAAACCTGTGCCTCCTCCGCCTCTTCCTTCTCGTCAGGTGATAGTTCCCCCGCCTGTAGCGAGCATCGAGCCGCCACCTGTGGTTCGGGATATGGCCAGGTTCACTTTTCTCGGCTATTTGAAGAAAGATAACAAGAAAACGGTTTTTCTCACCAAGGAAAAACAAATTTTGCTTGTTCATCAGGGAGACAAGATTGAAGGAAAATACGAAGTGACAAGTGTGACGGACAGTGCTCTTTCGATCCGCGTGCTTGGCGATGGCAGCGAAATTGTCATCCCTCTTGTGGAAAACAAGCCGTTGAATGTCCAGATGCGATAG
- a CDS encoding secretin N-terminal domain-containing protein — MRIILKVLAVALLVGGLAGCGAGLTAFNKGEKLETDGKFDEAVLKYAEATAANPTNYEYRLRLLKVSEKAARLHLNKGEEYFNKHQYDDALREYQEAVALDNSLDRARQQSEKLLKIRNAQTYFKEAQEFEKGNKLREALQSYRKGLAIDPDNNEAKDALERLLQTRKTRLEGYELNLKSTKPITLKFKDAKIKDVFYILTQLSGINFIFDDAVKDQNVTIFLENATFQQALEILTGMNKLGKKVLNESTIIIFPKTPEKTKQYEDLIVKTFYLNTLDAKKAVNLLRTMLQVRKIYVNEDLNAIVIRDTPDVIDVAQKIIEANDVPDAEVVLDLEVIEVSKNNAENFGLGLSSYSLTMNARTPGGEFFSDTFSPTTTTTSSGTTTTTTQVTANNLLNVFNWSGYNGFVTVPSATYNFSKRVAHAEVLANPKIRVKNREKAKFTVGTRVPITTTSTTGTTGGFSVNVQYVDVGVKLNAEPTIQIDNDVSIKLSLEVSSIISKETVGGTDSATTVVTIGTRNLDTVLNLKDGETSLIGGLIQDNKSKSNQKIFLLGDIPLLGPLFSNNVGTDDKNELVLAVTPRIVRAVTIPDSDVASFWSGKEDEPSTAKPYSSFVEEPEFPAVPPAVPAKPAPVTGAIPHPASSGSVPAIPAPAAGNPATPGVTPPAAVSQAPAAKLSPAAVAAGATVPPAATNTAAAARTTVPVAAVAAVPSIQAPLRGSLNITAPSAVNSGSQFKVDIKASDVKGLARATFVLLYDPIFVEYVGATEGNFLNRDGKPTTFTAQADKGTGRVTVTMARTAVSEGAIDGTGTLLTATFLAKNKGPASLGLQNVKFVNQASRPIEIIPYNTVVEVK, encoded by the coding sequence ATGCGAATCATACTGAAAGTTTTGGCTGTCGCTCTCCTTGTGGGAGGGCTTGCCGGTTGTGGGGCGGGGCTGACCGCCTTCAACAAGGGCGAAAAACTGGAAACCGATGGGAAGTTTGATGAAGCAGTATTGAAATATGCGGAGGCGACTGCCGCCAATCCTACCAACTATGAGTACCGTTTGCGGCTCCTCAAGGTAAGTGAGAAGGCTGCCCGGCTCCACCTCAACAAGGGTGAGGAGTACTTCAATAAGCATCAATACGATGATGCACTGCGGGAATATCAGGAGGCGGTGGCTCTCGACAATTCGCTCGACCGTGCCCGCCAGCAGAGTGAAAAGCTGCTCAAGATTCGTAATGCTCAAACTTACTTCAAGGAAGCGCAAGAATTCGAAAAAGGCAACAAACTGAGAGAGGCGCTCCAGTCTTATCGCAAGGGCCTGGCCATTGATCCTGACAACAATGAGGCGAAAGATGCCCTTGAGCGGCTGCTGCAGACTCGGAAAACTCGCCTTGAAGGGTACGAACTGAACCTCAAATCGACTAAGCCGATTACACTCAAGTTCAAGGATGCGAAGATTAAGGATGTCTTCTATATCCTGACCCAACTATCGGGGATCAATTTCATCTTCGACGATGCGGTCAAAGACCAGAATGTAACCATTTTCCTGGAAAATGCCACTTTCCAGCAGGCACTTGAAATCCTCACCGGGATGAACAAGCTTGGGAAAAAGGTGCTCAATGAAAGCACTATTATCATCTTCCCGAAAACTCCCGAGAAAACAAAGCAATACGAGGATCTTATCGTCAAAACCTTCTACCTGAATACCCTGGATGCAAAGAAAGCGGTCAACCTGTTGCGGACAATGCTGCAGGTTCGCAAGATATACGTGAACGAGGATCTCAATGCCATTGTCATTCGGGATACGCCGGACGTGATTGACGTGGCACAGAAGATCATTGAGGCAAACGATGTCCCTGATGCCGAAGTCGTGCTTGATCTGGAAGTTATCGAGGTGTCGAAGAATAATGCCGAAAACTTCGGCCTGGGTCTGTCGAGCTATTCGTTGACCATGAATGCGCGTACCCCTGGCGGCGAGTTCTTTTCCGATACGTTCAGCCCGACGACCACGACTACCAGCTCCGGAACTACGACTACTACTACCCAGGTGACGGCGAATAATTTACTCAATGTTTTTAATTGGAGCGGTTATAACGGGTTTGTTACCGTTCCGAGCGCCACATACAATTTCAGCAAGCGGGTTGCTCATGCCGAAGTCTTGGCGAACCCGAAGATTCGCGTCAAGAATCGGGAAAAAGCGAAATTTACCGTCGGCACCAGGGTCCCGATCACGACTACCTCAACAACGGGGACTACCGGCGGATTCAGCGTTAACGTCCAGTATGTCGATGTCGGGGTGAAACTCAATGCCGAGCCGACGATCCAGATCGATAACGATGTGTCGATCAAACTCAGTCTTGAGGTGAGTTCGATCATCAGCAAGGAAACGGTTGGTGGAACGGATTCGGCAACCACCGTCGTAACGATCGGCACCCGAAATCTCGATACGGTCCTGAATCTCAAAGACGGCGAAACGAGCCTTATCGGTGGTCTGATCCAGGATAACAAGTCCAAGAGCAACCAGAAGATCTTCCTGTTGGGTGATATTCCGCTGCTGGGACCGCTTTTTTCGAACAACGTGGGTACGGATGACAAAAACGAACTGGTCCTGGCTGTGACCCCGCGGATCGTCCGTGCCGTGACTATCCCTGACAGTGATGTCGCTTCGTTCTGGTCCGGGAAGGAAGATGAACCGTCGACGGCGAAGCCGTACTCATCTTTTGTCGAAGAACCGGAGTTCCCGGCAGTTCCTCCGGCGGTGCCGGCCAAGCCGGCGCCGGTTACTGGTGCGATTCCGCATCCCGCATCGTCCGGCTCCGTCCCCGCAATCCCGGCCCCTGCGGCGGGAAACCCTGCTACCCCCGGAGTTACTCCTCCTGCCGCAGTATCCCAGGCTCCTGCGGCGAAACTGTCGCCGGCTGCGGTAGCTGCCGGCGCGACGGTGCCGCCGGCGGCTACCAATACCGCTGCCGCGGCAAGGACGACCGTTCCCGTCGCGGCGGTTGCCGCTGTTCCTTCAATTCAGGCGCCGCTACGGGGCAGTTTGAATATAACCGCCCCTTCGGCAGTAAATTCCGGGTCTCAATTCAAGGTTGATATCAAGGCTTCCGATGTGAAGGGGCTTGCGCGAGCCACTTTTGTACTGCTCTATGACCCAATTTTTGTAGAATACGTAGGGGCAACGGAAGGGAACTTCCTGAACCGGGACGGGAAGCCGACCACATTTACTGCTCAAGCCGACAAGGGGACGGGACGAGTCACTGTTACCATGGCGAGAACCGCAGTCTCTGAAGGAGCGATCGACGGTACGGGTACTTTACTGACGGCAACCTTCCTTGCCAAGAACAAGGGGCCGGCGAGTTTGGGCCTGCAGAACGTCAAATTTGTCAATCAAGCCAGCCGACCGATCGAGATTATCCCGTATAATACGGTCGTTGAAGTGAAGTAG